The DNA window CTCGTGGAATGTCCCTCTCCCTCCACAGTCGGCAGGTTGAGACGCGCGGGCCGCTCCTCCTCGTGCACGGCGGGGCCTGGGACATTCCGGATGCCGCCCTCGAGTCGCACCGCGAGGGGCTTCAATCTGTGCTCGAGGCCGGAACCGCCGCAGTTCAGGAGGAGGCGGAGGCCCTGGCGGGCGTCACGACGGCGACGCGGGCCTTGGAGGCCCACGGCGCCTTTAATGCGGGCTACGGGGCGATGCTGAATCAAGACGGGGCGGCGGAGCTGGACGCCGGGGTCATGACGGGGGCCACCCTGGACTACGGGGCCGTCATGGCCGCGCAGCGCCTGGAGCACCCGGTCGGGGTGGCCCGCCGGTTGTTAGAGACGGGGGAGGGGCGCGTGCGAATGCTGGTGGGGGAGGGGGCGGAGCGGTTTGCGGACGCCACGGGGACGGAGCTCGTCCCGAACGAGACGCTGGTCCACCCTCGCGAGCGACGACGCCACGAGCGGATTCGGGCGCAGGCCGAAGCGAATCACCCGAGCCGGTCGTTTCGCCCAGGAGGCGCCGATCCGCAGGGGCGCGATACGGTGGGGGCGGTGATGCGGGACGCCACGGGTACGCTCGCGGCGGCGACCTCCACCGGGGGGACGCCTTTCAAGCCGCCGGGACGGGTGGGCGACTCGCCCCTGCCGGGGGCCGGCTTCTACGCGGACGCCCACGTGGCGGTCAGTACGACGGGCTGGGGTGAGGCCATCGCGGCCGTGGGACTGGCCCGGAGCGTGCGGGAGCGCGTCCGGGCGGGCGACTCCGCCGAAGCAGCCGCGCGGGCCTCCCTCTCCCGCATGCACGAGCAGGTGCGGGCGCCGGACGGTGGGGGGGCGACGGGCGGATGCATCGTGGTCACCCCCGAGGAGGCCGCAGTGGCCTTCACGACGCCCCGAATGGCCCGGGCGTGGACGGACGGGACCGACGCGCGTCAGCGTCTGTAACCGGACTACCACTCCACATTGAGGCCCGCAGAGAACGACCGCTCGGGGGCGGGTTCGTAGTAGCGCCCGCCAAACGCGTTCACGACGACTGAGCCGGCGTAGCGCTCGTTGAGCACGTTGTTGACGGTGACGAAGGGCTTCAGGGTAAGCCCAGCCATGTCGATGCCCCTGTGCCCGAGGTTGAGATTCACCAGGACGTATCGGGGCGCCTCGGCGGTGTTTGCGTTGTTGGTGTAGTAGCTCGGCACCCCCTGGCCCGAGATCCGCCCCCACCACCCGCCGTGAGAGAATTCGGTGTGGAGGTAGAGGCGGCGGCTGGGAATGCCGGGCACCCGATTTCCGACCAGGGAGTCGTCGTTTGATTCGTCGACGACGAACCGGCTTCCCGTATAGCGCGTCGCCACTTCGAGGGCGTCCGTGGCCTGCCACGTGAGGCTGGCTTCAATGCCGTCGTGGGTGTTGGCCGCAAGGTTGTCGTACACGTCGCGCCCGTCGGCGTCCTCGTAGGCAGAGATGAGGTCGTCGACCTCGAGGCGGTACAGGGCCACGTCGAACCGCAGCCGAGCCTCCGGAAAGGCGCCCCGGGCGCCGATCTCGAAGCCCCGAGTAAACTGTGGCTCCACCTGCTGATTGAAGCCGCCGCCCCCGCCCGGGCGGTTGGAGAGTTCAGAGGCTGTGGGCGTCTCGAACGCCGTGCTGTACTGAGCGAACACCTGGGCGGGACCGGCATCGAACGAGAGCCCAAAGCTCGGGCTGACCGACGAGAACGTGCGGGTGCCGGACTGATCTCCGTCCTTGGTCAACCCATCGTCGGCTTCGAAGCGCATTTGGTCGAGTCGGAGCCCCCCCGTGAGGGCGAGCCGATCCGTCGCGTTGAGGCGGGCGTAGCCGAACGCGGAACCGTTCAGTACGGTCTCCAACTGGTCGAGGCCGACCTCGGGGCCGGGATTCCCGTCGGGCGTCGTAGACGTAAATTCGATGCGGTCGTCGGACTGAATCCCGGCGTCCACGCCCAGGCCGCCCTGCAGACGCCCCTCAGTGCGACGCAGAGTGAACCGGGTGCCCCCGCTCCACCGTGTGTACCGCACGAAGGCAAAGTTGAGGGGGTTGTCGAGGGCCCGTCGTAGGCCGTAGGCGGTCCCGGAGAGGGTAGCACCGCCCAGATCGTGGTCGATGGAAGCCCCAAGCTGGACCTGCGAGCTTTGCTTGCCCGCGTTCACGTCTACGAATGCGGCGCGGGCCTGGGAAGGGTCATCGTTGAACTGCTCGCGTGTGAGGCTGCTTGGGTTTTCGGTGTCCTGCTGGTCGGCCGCCGCCACAATTCGGAGCCGCGTGTCGGGGCCCAATCCCCGTCGAGCCGTGCCGCCCGCTCGCACACGATAGCCCTGGCTGTGGGCCCGGTACCCCTCCTGGCGCTGGCCGGAGGCGTATCCGTGCACGGTCCAGGGGCCGACCGTGCCCCCGCCCTCCGCGAGGCCCTGCCACTGCCCGTAGCTGCCGCCCTGCACCCGTATCCGATTCGGGGGAGGCGCCGTGCCCGACGACGAGAGAAAGAGCA is part of the Salinibacter ruber DSM 13855 genome and encodes:
- a CDS encoding isoaspartyl peptidase/L-asparaginase family protein — translated: MSLSLHSRQVETRGPLLLVHGGAWDIPDAALESHREGLQSVLEAGTAAVQEEAEALAGVTTATRALEAHGAFNAGYGAMLNQDGAAELDAGVMTGATLDYGAVMAAQRLEHPVGVARRLLETGEGRVRMLVGEGAERFADATGTELVPNETLVHPRERRRHERIRAQAEANHPSRSFRPGGADPQGRDTVGAVMRDATGTLAAATSTGGTPFKPPGRVGDSPLPGAGFYADAHVAVSTTGWGEAIAAVGLARSVRERVRAGDSAEAAARASLSRMHEQVRAPDGGGATGGCIVVTPEEAAVAFTTPRMARAWTDGTDARQRL
- a CDS encoding TonB-dependent receptor family protein is translated as MWTGVGPDLAVGQSPDSTIVELPEVTVEAVRGAETEASAPFAVTVRSRSPAEVSLTSSTSLDDVLRPLPGVWVNDRHHFALGERISVRGVGYRSNFGVRGVQVLYDGIPLTLPDGQAFLDVVDPAVVRQVELVRSPASVFWGNGSGGVLFLSSSGTAPPPNRIRVQGGSYGQWQGLAEGGGTVGPWTVHGYASGQRQEGYRAHSQGYRVRAGGTARRGLGPDTRLRIVAAADQQDTENPSSLTREQFNDDPSQARAAFVDVNAGKQSSQVQLGASIDHDLGGATLSGTAYGLRRALDNPLNFAFVRYTRWSGGTRFTLRRTEGRLQGGLGVDAGIQSDDRIEFTSTTPDGNPGPEVGLDQLETVLNGSAFGYARLNATDRLALTGGLRLDQMRFEADDGLTKDGDQSGTRTFSSVSPSFGLSFDAGPAQVFAQYSTAFETPTASELSNRPGGGGGFNQQVEPQFTRGFEIGARGAFPEARLRFDVALYRLEVDDLISAYEDADGRDVYDNLAANTHDGIEASLTWQATDALEVATRYTGSRFVVDESNDDSLVGNRVPGIPSRRLYLHTEFSHGGWWGRISGQGVPSYYTNNANTAEAPRYVLVNLNLGHRGIDMAGLTLKPFVTVNNVLNERYAGSVVVNAFGGRYYEPAPERSFSAGLNVEW